A portion of the Ferrimonas lipolytica genome contains these proteins:
- a CDS encoding GNAT family N-acetyltransferase — MSFRLRPITSSDDPTVATIIRSVLTEFGANQPGFAWQDPELECLSKVYGSDNSRYLVVEQGTQVLGGAGVAPFRCHLDGVCELQKMYLSQSARGLGAGRLLLVRLLQFAKEQGYQYCYLETYGPMTQAQQLYRSLGFREQPEPWGNSGHSACDRWFVAKL; from the coding sequence ATGAGTTTTCGATTACGCCCAATTACGTCGAGTGATGATCCTACCGTAGCAACTATCATTCGCTCAGTGTTGACGGAATTTGGTGCGAATCAACCGGGCTTTGCATGGCAAGATCCTGAACTGGAATGCTTGAGCAAAGTTTATGGTAGTGACAACAGCCGTTATCTGGTGGTTGAGCAGGGTACGCAAGTGCTTGGAGGAGCTGGTGTTGCACCGTTTAGATGCCACCTCGATGGAGTTTGTGAACTGCAGAAGATGTATCTATCGCAATCAGCTAGAGGTTTAGGCGCAGGAAGACTACTTTTGGTTCGACTGCTGCAATTCGCCAAAGAGCAGGGCTATCAATATTGCTATCTAGAAACCTATGGGCCGATGACGCAAGCACAACAGTTATATCGAAGCTTGGGATTTCGAGAACAGCCCGAGCCGTGGGGTAACAGCGGCCATAGTGCATGCGATCGCTGGTTCGTCGCTAAGCTGTAG
- a CDS encoding nucleotide triphosphate diphosphatase NUDT15, translating to MSMRPSTTTQRPSLGVGIIVRRADGAILCGKRKGGHAPFWSIPGGHVEAGESFEAAAKRELQEETSLSVPEVKVIGLTNNLKTFALEGIHSVSVCVLADYTGGEVINTEPDKCDGWEWFLPTDLPQPHFDASEQSIHCLLSGNFYQPTA from the coding sequence ATGAGTATGAGACCCTCTACAACAACGCAGCGTCCAAGCCTTGGAGTTGGCATTATTGTTCGACGTGCTGATGGCGCTATCTTGTGTGGCAAACGCAAAGGCGGGCATGCACCATTTTGGTCAATCCCTGGCGGCCATGTGGAGGCCGGCGAATCATTTGAAGCAGCGGCGAAGCGAGAGTTGCAAGAGGAAACAAGCTTATCGGTACCAGAGGTTAAGGTAATAGGCTTAACCAATAATCTTAAAACCTTTGCCTTAGAGGGCATTCATTCGGTGTCGGTTTGTGTGTTAGCTGATTACACCGGTGGTGAGGTGATCAACACCGAACCGGATAAATGTGACGGCTGGGAGTGGTTCTTACCCACTGACTTACCACAACCCCATTTTGACGCCAGCGAACAATCGATCCATTGTCTGCTAAGCGGCAATTTCTATCAGCCTACAGCTTAG
- the uvrC gene encoding excinuclease ABC subunit UvrC: MTEQFDYRAFLRSVTSEAGVYRMYDTPQGTVLYVGKAKDLKKRLSSYFRSNIPSVKTRALVAQIGHIEVTVTHTETDALILEHDYIKQYMPRYNVLLRDDKSYPYILLSDHRHPRLAFHRGPKRAKGSYFGPYPNGGAVRESLHLMQKLFPIRQCEDGFYRNRSRPCLQYQLKRCSGPCTEMISDDDYQQQVQMAKLFLQGQSQQVLGQLVEKMEAASVALEFEQAAQYRDQLLALRRVQEQQGVQGSSDGESDVVGVAIEGGMACVHVLFVRQGKIVGSRSYFPKLPSNTGIDEVTLAFLSQFYLGGGDERMVPKEIIVNVDHDELTELALALTQRSGTRVQFKFNVRGDRAQFQRLAATNASTALSSKIAHKSTVTERFRQLAEALELDKPIARMECFDISHTMGEKTVASCVVFNREGPAKQEYRRYNISGITPGDDYAAMTQALQRRYQGSTEANTLPTILFIDGGKGQLTQAEAVMEQTIGNTELPMPLMVGVAKGEGRKPGLETLILGFSREIIDLPADAPALHLIQHIRDEAHRFAISGHRAARGKARTQSTLESVPGVGTKRRQQLLKFLGGMQELKRASVAEIAKVPGISNQLAQKIHDALRS; encoded by the coding sequence ATGACTGAACAATTCGATTACCGAGCGTTTTTGCGCTCGGTAACCAGCGAAGCTGGTGTATACCGAATGTACGATACGCCCCAAGGCACGGTATTATACGTCGGCAAAGCGAAAGATCTTAAAAAGCGCCTTAGTTCCTACTTCCGCTCGAACATTCCAAGCGTTAAAACTCGTGCTCTGGTGGCGCAGATTGGCCATATCGAGGTGACAGTAACCCATACTGAAACCGATGCACTCATTCTCGAACATGACTACATCAAGCAATATATGCCACGTTATAACGTGTTGCTGCGGGATGATAAGTCGTACCCCTATATTTTGCTGTCCGATCACCGCCACCCCCGTTTAGCCTTTCATCGTGGCCCTAAACGCGCCAAGGGTAGCTACTTTGGGCCTTATCCTAATGGCGGGGCAGTGCGCGAAAGCTTGCACCTAATGCAGAAACTATTCCCAATTCGCCAGTGCGAAGACGGCTTCTATCGCAACCGCTCCCGACCTTGTCTGCAATACCAACTCAAACGTTGCTCTGGACCATGCACAGAGATGATCAGCGACGACGACTATCAGCAGCAGGTGCAGATGGCCAAACTGTTTTTACAGGGCCAGAGCCAGCAGGTTCTTGGCCAGTTGGTTGAGAAGATGGAAGCTGCGAGTGTTGCATTGGAGTTTGAACAGGCAGCTCAGTATCGGGATCAACTGCTGGCGTTACGACGAGTACAAGAGCAGCAGGGGGTGCAGGGCAGTAGCGATGGCGAGTCCGATGTTGTTGGTGTGGCTATTGAAGGTGGGATGGCTTGTGTCCATGTACTGTTTGTACGACAGGGTAAAATTGTCGGTAGTCGCAGCTATTTTCCGAAGCTACCCAGTAACACCGGCATTGACGAAGTCACGTTGGCATTTCTGTCGCAGTTCTATCTGGGCGGTGGCGATGAGCGTATGGTTCCGAAAGAGATCATCGTTAATGTCGATCACGACGAGTTAACGGAACTGGCGCTGGCGTTGACACAGCGCAGCGGTACTAGGGTGCAGTTTAAGTTTAACGTTCGTGGCGATCGGGCTCAGTTTCAGCGGTTAGCTGCCACCAATGCCAGCACCGCATTGAGCAGCAAGATTGCTCATAAGAGTACCGTTACTGAGCGTTTTAGGCAGCTTGCTGAAGCATTAGAGCTTGATAAGCCAATAGCCCGGATGGAATGTTTCGACATCAGCCACACCATGGGTGAGAAAACCGTGGCTTCCTGTGTTGTATTCAATCGCGAAGGACCAGCAAAGCAGGAATATCGACGTTACAACATCAGCGGGATTACCCCAGGCGATGATTACGCCGCAATGACCCAAGCGTTGCAACGTCGTTATCAAGGCAGTACCGAAGCCAATACACTACCAACAATATTGTTTATTGACGGCGGTAAAGGGCAGCTGACTCAGGCGGAAGCAGTGATGGAACAAACCATCGGCAACACCGAATTGCCAATGCCATTAATGGTTGGGGTGGCAAAAGGCGAGGGCAGAAAGCCCGGACTGGAAACGCTTATCCTTGGTTTTAGTCGGGAAATTATTGATCTTCCTGCCGATGCACCGGCGTTGCACCTCATTCAGCATATTCGGGATGAGGCGCACCGTTTTGCCATTAGCGGACACCGAGCTGCACGGGGCAAAGCCAGAACTCAGTCGACGCTCGAGTCGGTACCGGGGGTTGGTACAAAAAGAAGGCAACAATTGCTTAAATTTTTAGGTGGTATGCAGGAACTTAAGCGTGCAAGTGTGGCTGAGATCGCTAAAGTGCCAGGAATTAGCAATCAACTCGCACAAAAAATCCATGATGCGTTGCGCAGTTAG
- the uvrY gene encoding UvrY/SirA/GacA family response regulator transcription factor, producing MINVFLVDDHALVRTGIRRILEDERGIKVVGEVGDGDQAVQWCRKNSADVVVMDMSMPGIGGLEATRKILHFNPEVKIIILTVHTEEPIPSRVMAAGAAGFLTKNAPPADMVQAIRAVATGQRYIDPVIAQQMALRPFNPEKNPFDELSDRELQISIMVTSGQKVSEIAEQLNISPKTVNAYRYRLFEKLKISGDVELTRLAIRYGMLDAEKI from the coding sequence GTGATTAACGTGTTTCTAGTTGACGACCATGCCTTAGTGCGCACTGGTATTCGACGCATATTAGAAGACGAGCGTGGCATTAAAGTCGTGGGTGAGGTTGGTGACGGCGACCAAGCGGTGCAATGGTGTCGTAAAAACAGTGCTGACGTAGTGGTTATGGACATGAGCATGCCAGGGATCGGTGGCCTAGAAGCGACGCGGAAAATTTTACACTTCAACCCAGAAGTGAAGATCATCATTCTAACCGTTCACACCGAAGAGCCAATTCCTTCTAGAGTGATGGCTGCTGGTGCTGCTGGCTTCCTCACTAAGAATGCGCCTCCAGCGGATATGGTGCAGGCTATACGTGCTGTGGCTACTGGCCAACGCTATATCGATCCGGTGATTGCACAGCAAATGGCGTTGCGTCCGTTTAACCCTGAGAAGAATCCGTTTGATGAACTTTCCGATCGCGAGTTGCAGATCAGTATCATGGTTACCTCTGGCCAAAAGGTGTCGGAGATAGCTGAACAACTGAATATCAGCCCGAAAACGGTCAATGCTTACCGCTATCGCTTATTCGAAAAACTTAAGATCAGTGGTGATGTAGAACTGACTCGTCTGGCCATTCGATATGGTATGTTGGACGCAGAGAAAATTTAA
- the smrA gene encoding DNA endonuclease SmrA: MNHEEQDLFMAEMSDVKPLQHNQVRQRQSEQQLTAAQIARREAAQQDDQQAADQLTLDAVDLVEPEDIIGWTRGGMQHGVYKNLRLGKYAQDARLDLHGLSVEESRRALLQFIVDCQRNNIRSALILHGKGIHSKPFRGILKSYIAKWLPCIAEVLAFHSALAHHGGTGAVYVLMKKSPNEKLENRERHQKK; this comes from the coding sequence GTGAATCATGAAGAACAAGACCTGTTTATGGCAGAGATGTCCGATGTTAAGCCATTGCAGCACAACCAAGTTCGTCAGCGACAGAGCGAACAGCAGTTAACCGCAGCGCAAATTGCGCGACGAGAAGCAGCTCAGCAAGACGATCAACAAGCCGCGGATCAACTTACGCTAGATGCGGTTGATCTGGTGGAACCAGAGGACATTATTGGCTGGACCCGAGGAGGCATGCAGCATGGTGTTTATAAAAACCTTCGTTTAGGCAAGTATGCGCAAGATGCCCGCTTAGATTTACATGGTTTGAGCGTAGAGGAGTCACGACGGGCATTACTGCAATTTATCGTTGATTGCCAACGCAACAACATTCGCAGTGCCTTGATCTTGCATGGCAAGGGGATCCACTCCAAACCGTTTCGCGGGATATTAAAGAGCTATATCGCTAAATGGTTGCCTTGCATAGCGGAAGTATTGGCGTTTCATAGCGCGCTAGCACACCATGGCGGTACCGGTGCGGTGTACGTACTGATGAAAAAAAGCCCCAATGAAAAGCTCGAAAATCGCGAACGGCACCAGAAGAAGTGA
- the nrfA gene encoding ammonia-forming cytochrome c nitrite reductase, with amino-acid sequence MAMASVATVAVAKVTEHDAVNENWKGQFPDQYNTWATTAETSEIVDLIEQDPNLAVMFAGYGFAKDYNKARGHYYALTDVIQTLRTGAPMGDTDGPMAAACWSCKAPDVPRMYDKVGEGTFNNNKWGKWGAEMNNSIGCADCHASGSPENIMSRPYAERAMEKVDLKFADQDADMQAAQTCGQCHVEYYFDKTDNINVRFPWENGFSGEGAEQYYDAIQFKDWTHKISKAPMLKAQHPEFETWATSAHAEMGVTCITCHMPKKTNDKGQEFSDHNVGNALDAFDNTCADCHDSKAEMEEVIAANKAEIDENKLAAEVIIVRAHYEAKAAWDAGATEAEMAKSLDLIRKAQWRWDFAIASHGIAVHNPAEGLRLLEAAQEIGKEAQQELAKVLTKHGVKQPVALPDLSTKEAAQKAVGLDKAAMDSAKAKFLKDVVDTQWKHDRK; translated from the coding sequence ATGGCTATGGCTAGCGTTGCCACAGTTGCAGTTGCAAAAGTAACCGAACATGACGCGGTTAATGAAAACTGGAAAGGCCAATTCCCTGATCAATACAATACCTGGGCAACCACTGCTGAGACCTCAGAAATTGTTGATCTGATCGAACAAGATCCTAACCTAGCGGTAATGTTTGCCGGCTACGGTTTTGCTAAAGATTACAACAAGGCTCGTGGTCACTACTATGCCTTAACCGATGTTATTCAAACACTGCGTACTGGTGCGCCTATGGGCGATACCGACGGCCCAATGGCTGCCGCATGTTGGTCTTGTAAAGCACCTGATGTACCACGTATGTACGATAAAGTTGGTGAAGGCACCTTCAACAACAATAAGTGGGGCAAATGGGGCGCAGAGATGAACAACAGCATCGGTTGTGCTGATTGTCACGCTAGCGGTTCCCCTGAGAACATCATGTCTCGTCCATATGCTGAACGCGCGATGGAAAAAGTTGATCTTAAGTTTGCTGATCAAGACGCAGACATGCAGGCTGCACAAACCTGTGGTCAATGTCACGTTGAGTACTACTTCGACAAAACCGACAACATCAATGTTCGCTTCCCTTGGGAAAACGGCTTCTCTGGTGAAGGCGCTGAGCAGTACTACGATGCGATTCAATTTAAAGATTGGACCCACAAGATCTCTAAAGCACCAATGCTGAAAGCACAGCACCCTGAGTTTGAAACTTGGGCGACCAGTGCCCACGCGGAAATGGGCGTAACCTGTATTACATGTCACATGCCTAAGAAGACTAACGATAAGGGTCAAGAGTTCTCTGATCACAACGTTGGTAATGCATTAGACGCATTTGACAACACTTGTGCCGATTGTCACGACAGCAAAGCTGAGATGGAAGAAGTTATCGCAGCAAATAAAGCTGAGATTGACGAAAACAAACTGGCTGCTGAAGTAATCATTGTTCGCGCTCACTACGAAGCGAAAGCCGCTTGGGATGCTGGTGCCACCGAAGCTGAAATGGCTAAGTCGCTGGACCTGATCCGTAAAGCGCAATGGCGTTGGGATTTCGCAATTGCTTCTCACGGCATCGCGGTGCATAACCCAGCTGAAGGCTTACGTTTGCTAGAAGCGGCTCAAGAAATCGGTAAAGAAGCTCAGCAAGAGCTGGCTAAAGTTCTGACCAAGCATGGTGTTAAACAGCCTGTTGCTCTGCCAGATCTGTCTACCAAAGAAGCGGCTCAAAAGGCGGTTGGTTTGGATAAAGCCGCAATGGACTCAGCGAAAGCTAAGTTCCTAAAAGATGTTGTTGATACCCAGTGGAAACACGACCGTAAATAA
- the pgsA gene encoding CDP-diacylglycerol--glycerol-3-phosphate 3-phosphatidyltransferase, which translates to MKLNIPNILTLSRLVMIPLFVGLYYIPWKWSFIAAAILFVIASLTDALDGYLARRLNQSTPFGAFLDPVVDKLMVATALVVLVAELHNPMVTFAAVVMIGREIVISALREWMAEMGKRGIVAVSWLGKFKTAAQMASITGLIAHWSPLVDQLSLYLLYIATFLTVWSMLSYIRAAWGDLTQHG; encoded by the coding sequence ATGAAACTGAACATCCCCAATATTCTGACACTTTCCCGCTTGGTGATGATCCCGCTTTTTGTCGGACTCTATTACATTCCGTGGAAATGGTCGTTTATTGCAGCCGCAATATTATTTGTCATCGCCTCTTTAACAGATGCGCTCGACGGTTATTTAGCTCGTCGTCTTAATCAGTCCACACCATTTGGTGCGTTCCTCGATCCCGTTGTTGATAAACTGATGGTGGCGACCGCACTGGTTGTTCTGGTTGCGGAGTTGCACAACCCAATGGTCACCTTTGCCGCTGTGGTGATGATTGGTCGTGAAATTGTCATATCGGCGTTGCGCGAATGGATGGCAGAGATGGGTAAACGGGGCATCGTAGCGGTGTCGTGGCTCGGTAAATTTAAGACTGCTGCCCAGATGGCATCTATTACTGGCCTAATTGCTCATTGGAGCCCTTTGGTTGACCAACTGTCCTTATACCTGTTGTATATCGCAACCTTCTTAACGGTTTGGTCTATGCTCTCCTACATTCGCGCAGCTTGGGGTGATTTGACTCAGCATGGCTAA
- a CDS encoding efflux RND transporter permease subunit: MNIASLSINYRVISWLFLILLAIGGSNSFLNLGRLEDPSFTIKEAMVITAYPGATAEEVEEELTYPLEREIRRLPYVDFITSTSAPGLSQIMVSMKMEYDEHELPQIWDELRRKINDLQPQLPTGSAPPSVMDDFGDVYGMLYMVTGNDYQFDDLKQYVDGVRRELEMVEGVGKINIEGDQQEQVFIEMSLTRLAALNLDMNTVVQLLTEQNAVLDGGQMTIDGESLHLRLTSAGSSIDPIIHGRDSGQLVRLSDVATLHRGFQEVPTNLLRYNGQQALSLGISFTKGVNVVDVGAAVDKRLQELLQDRPIGIELNSLYHQPQEVEKSINGFLVSLAQAVAIVVIILLFTMGFRSGIIIGTVLLLTMLGTFIAMEYQGIELQRISLGALIIALGMLVDNAIVVVEGILVGLQRGRTKLQACADIVSQTQWPLLGATIIAIIAFAPIGLSPDATGEFMGSLFYVLLFSLFLSWVTALTLTPFLAEKLLRAPKQDDTDSDPYAGKLFGVVRVLLRVCLRFKKTTVIAMVLMLATALVGFGQVKQAFFPASNTPMFYLDMWLPEGSDIRQTEKVLKQVEHYVLAQPQTEYVASTVGQGLPRFTLTYAPEKSYSSYAQLAIRSHDLPQMMELAKHLDAQLPRQFAGAIFQIKLMEFGPSPKSKIEARISGADPQVLRSVAAQIEDILRDDYGARGVRHDWREHTKELHPIVDESQARRLGISQESIAKTLKVAFDGAVVGTFRDGTRMLPIVTRLEQQYRDDYATLDNLKIWSPSLQHYVPLQQVVHKIELVSAEALIQRRDRKRMITVLADHNVLGEETAAQLLARIKPKVEALKLPIGYELEWGGEYESSNDAQKMLFASLPMGYLFMFIITVLLFNSFRKPAVIWLTVPLSLIGVTVGLLATNQPFSFTALLGLLSLSGMVLKNGIVLMDQINLELANGKEAYQAVVDSAISRVRPVTMAALTTILGMIPLIFDAFFASMAVTIMFGLGFATILTLVIVPVLYALFYRVNAPIQQS; the protein is encoded by the coding sequence CTGGCGCCACTGCCGAAGAGGTGGAAGAAGAACTAACCTACCCGCTAGAACGCGAGATCCGGCGACTGCCTTACGTGGATTTTATTACGTCCACCTCAGCTCCAGGTCTGTCGCAGATCATGGTGTCAATGAAGATGGAGTACGACGAGCACGAACTGCCACAAATCTGGGATGAACTGCGCCGAAAGATCAACGATCTACAGCCGCAACTCCCTACTGGCAGCGCGCCACCATCAGTGATGGACGATTTCGGTGACGTCTACGGCATGCTCTATATGGTTACCGGTAACGACTACCAATTTGACGACCTAAAACAGTACGTTGATGGCGTTCGCCGAGAACTTGAAATGGTTGAAGGCGTTGGCAAAATCAACATCGAGGGAGATCAACAAGAGCAGGTCTTCATTGAGATGTCGTTAACTCGCTTAGCCGCGCTGAACCTCGATATGAACACCGTAGTGCAGTTGCTTACTGAGCAGAACGCCGTACTCGATGGCGGCCAAATGACCATCGACGGTGAATCACTGCACCTGCGGTTAACCTCTGCCGGTTCGAGCATTGACCCAATTATCCATGGCCGCGATTCCGGCCAATTGGTTCGGCTAAGCGATGTCGCTACCCTCCACCGTGGCTTCCAAGAGGTGCCTACCAACCTACTCCGCTACAACGGCCAACAAGCGCTCAGCCTAGGGATCTCATTCACCAAAGGCGTTAACGTTGTTGATGTCGGCGCCGCGGTCGACAAACGCTTGCAAGAGCTGTTGCAGGATCGCCCGATTGGGATCGAGCTCAACTCGCTCTATCACCAGCCTCAGGAAGTAGAGAAATCCATTAACGGCTTTTTGGTGTCGCTGGCACAGGCTGTTGCCATCGTGGTGATTATCTTGCTGTTCACCATGGGCTTTCGCAGTGGCATCATCATCGGCACGGTATTGCTACTGACCATGCTCGGTACTTTTATCGCCATGGAGTACCAAGGTATTGAGCTGCAACGGATCTCATTAGGTGCATTGATTATTGCCCTGGGGATGCTGGTGGATAACGCCATTGTCGTGGTTGAGGGTATTCTGGTTGGGCTGCAGCGCGGTCGTACTAAACTGCAAGCTTGTGCAGACATTGTCTCGCAAACGCAGTGGCCGCTGCTGGGCGCCACCATCATTGCCATTATCGCTTTTGCTCCCATTGGTCTGTCACCGGATGCTACCGGCGAGTTTATGGGGTCGCTGTTTTATGTTCTGTTGTTCTCGCTGTTCCTTAGCTGGGTAACCGCACTAACGTTGACACCGTTTCTGGCTGAGAAACTGCTCAGGGCGCCAAAGCAAGACGATACAGATAGCGATCCCTATGCGGGCAAACTGTTTGGAGTGGTGCGGGTATTGCTGCGAGTGTGCCTGCGCTTTAAGAAAACCACAGTTATCGCCATGGTACTGATGCTTGCCACCGCATTAGTTGGCTTCGGACAAGTTAAGCAAGCGTTCTTCCCAGCCTCTAACACACCGATGTTCTATCTCGACATGTGGTTACCAGAAGGCAGTGACATCCGCCAGACGGAGAAGGTGCTAAAACAGGTTGAGCATTACGTTCTTGCGCAACCCCAAACCGAATACGTAGCAAGTACCGTTGGCCAAGGACTACCCCGCTTTACCTTGACCTACGCGCCAGAAAAATCTTACAGCTCCTATGCGCAGTTGGCGATTCGTAGCCACGATTTACCGCAGATGATGGAGTTAGCCAAACATTTAGACGCTCAGTTACCGCGCCAGTTTGCCGGTGCTATTTTCCAGATCAAGTTGATGGAGTTTGGCCCCTCGCCAAAATCTAAGATTGAAGCGCGGATCAGTGGTGCTGACCCACAGGTGCTCCGCTCCGTTGCGGCGCAGATTGAAGATATTTTGCGGGACGACTATGGCGCACGCGGTGTTCGTCATGATTGGCGTGAACACACCAAAGAGTTGCATCCAATTGTCGACGAATCGCAAGCACGTCGATTAGGAATAAGCCAAGAGAGTATCGCTAAAACCTTAAAGGTTGCCTTCGATGGCGCTGTGGTTGGTACCTTCCGCGACGGCACCCGCATGTTGCCAATCGTTACCCGTCTGGAACAGCAATATCGCGACGATTACGCCACCTTGGATAACCTTAAAATATGGAGTCCAAGCCTACAACACTACGTACCGCTGCAGCAGGTTGTGCACAAAATTGAGCTGGTATCCGCCGAGGCGCTCATTCAACGTCGAGATCGTAAGCGGATGATCACCGTACTGGCCGATCATAATGTGTTAGGTGAGGAAACCGCCGCGCAGTTACTTGCTCGTATCAAGCCTAAGGTTGAAGCGCTTAAATTACCGATTGGTTACGAACTGGAATGGGGCGGCGAATACGAATCCTCAAACGATGCCCAAAAAATGCTATTTGCCTCGTTGCCAATGGGTTACCTATTCATGTTTATCATTACCGTACTGCTGTTCAACTCATTTAGGAAGCCAGCGGTAATTTGGTTAACGGTACCGTTGTCGCTTATAGGCGTAACCGTCGGCCTATTGGCAACCAACCAGCCGTTTAGCTTTACCGCGTTGTTAGGTTTGTTGAGCTTGAGCGGCATGGTATTAAAAAATGGCATTGTATTGATGGATCAAATCAACTTGGAATTAGCCAACGGCAAGGAGGCTTATCAGGCCGTTGTTGACAGTGCCATTAGTCGTGTACGTCCAGTAACCATGGCAGCCCTAACCACTATTCTTGGTATGATCCCACTGATATTCGATGCCTTTTTCGCATCAATGGCGGTAACCATTATGTTTGGTCTAGGCTTCGCCACCATTCTGACATTGGTGATTGTGCCGGTATTGTACGCGCTGTTCTATCGCGTTAATGCACCAATCCAACAGAGCTAA
- a CDS encoding GIY-YIG nuclease family protein has translation MSTRNWHYYLIENSLSQLYTGITTDVERRFAEHQANGAKTARSLRGKGPLILRHHSHAGDHSNALKLERRIKRLSRAHKLALIAGSISIEQLWPELTP, from the coding sequence ATGAGCACAAGAAACTGGCACTACTACCTGATAGAAAACAGCTTGAGCCAGCTCTACACTGGAATTACTACCGACGTTGAACGCCGCTTTGCTGAACATCAAGCAAATGGAGCAAAAACCGCAAGAAGTTTACGGGGCAAAGGCCCTTTAATACTGCGTCATCATAGCCACGCCGGTGATCACAGCAATGCACTCAAATTGGAACGCCGAATTAAGCGACTTTCACGAGCACATAAGTTGGCGCTAATTGCCGGCAGTATCTCTATCGAACAACTTTGGCCGGAGCTCACCCCATGA